The genomic interval CTACAGTAACTCCTTTGATGATTTCCGAGACCGCTTCAGCTCAAGTTCCTGTTCCAACGACAACTCCAAGTCAAACTCCAAACACAACGACAGCAACTACCTTTTCTGATGTTGGCGCTGATTACTGGGCGCGTCCATTTATTCAAGCTTTAGCTGAAAGAAACGTAATTACTGGCTTTCCTGATGGCACTTTTAGACCGAATCAACCTGTTGATCGTGCTGAATTTGCCGCAATGATTCAAAAAGCTTTTAACCAAACCTCTGTTCGGCAGTTAGGCGCAGGTGGATTTAAAGATGTTCCTCCTGACTACTGGGCAGCTTCTGCAATCCAGGAAGCTTACGAAACCGGATTTATGGCAGGCTATCCTGGGAACTTGTTTCTGCCTAATCAGCAAATTGGCAAGGTGCAGGCAATTGTTGCTTTAACAAATGGTTTGGGTTTGAATGCTGACCGTACTGCATCAAGTAATATCAGTACCTATTATACAGATGTGAATGCTATCCCAAACTACGCCATCAATGAAGTGGCAGCAGCAACACAAGCTAATATTGTTGTCAACTATCCAGATGTCAGACAACTTAACCCCTTAGCGCCTCTAACTCGTGCAGAAGCTGCGGCGCATTTGTATCAAGCCTTAGTCCGGCAGCAACAAACGCCACCCCTTGCAAGTAATGTCGCGGCTACTCAGTATATTGTCGGTAGAAACACTGGCGGCACTCAAACTTCCAACGACATTGTTTCCCTTGCTGCATCGAGTAATTCCTTTACAACTCTGACTTCTTTATTAAAGACAGCAGGTCTAGCAGATATTCTCCAACAACCAGGTCCTTATACAGTTTTTGCTCCTACAGACCAGGCGTTTGCTGCTTTGCCGCAAGAAACTCTACGGCAGTTGCAGCAGCCAGAGAACAGAGAAACACTGATTAGGATTTTGAGATACCATGTCGTCGGGGGTCAACTAACAGCTAGTGAACTTGCGGCTGGAGAACTGAAAACGTTTGAGGGCAGACCTGTTGATCTTCAAATCGCTCCTGCGACCAATCAAATTGCGGTTAACAATGCACAAGTGATTCAGCCGAACATCCAAGCAAGTAATGGTGTTATCCATGCAATTAACCAAGTTCTCATACCACCTGACGTTAAGCTTAGTCAGCAACCGCAAAATGGTGGAGTGAATACCAATGGTGTTGATATTGGTAGAAGGACTCGTGGTGGCAGAAGCTATATCGGGGTTGGTGGCAACATTGGTTTGGGCGGTGATTCAGCTTTAAGCGAAGGGAACTTTGCGGTTTTCAGCAAACTTGGGCTAACACGCAGCATATCAGCGCGACCATCGGCAGTGATTGGGGACGATCCTATCGTGCTGGTTCCCGTCACCTTCGATTTTTCCCAACAGTCAGCAAATCCTCTTGGTGAACAAACGTTTACTATCGCTCCTTACGTAGGCGCAGGTGTAGCGATTGAAACTAGCGACGACGCTGATGTTGGTTTACTGCTAACTGGTGGTGTAGATGTGCCTTTAGGTTCTCGATTTACGGCAAACGCAGCAGTAAATGCAGCTTTTCTAGACGAAACGGATGTTGGACTGATGATCGGAGTTGGCTACAACTTTTAACAAAATATTTCTTTGGGAAGAGAATCATCGCCTCAAAATGCGAGATGGTTAGCGCCAGGAGGGTGTATGCGTCAGTTAATTATCCAGGTGCCACAGGGGCAGGGCAAAGTAGTTCTCGACATCGCTAATTCTCACAAGGGAGCTAATCTTGCACAACTTGCAGCTAAGGGCAGCGATGAAGCGATTGACGTGGTAATTGTTCATATTTCTAATCGAGAAGTTGAGGGATTTTTGGAGCAGTTACAAGACCTGCCCAAAGTACATATCACGCTTATACCAACTGGCGTGATGGCTCTGCGACCACCAGCGTCAGAAGCGGCGCAGCAGGTAGTGAATGTGGAGGAACGCAGCCCTATTGAGATTTTTCTCTCTGGTCTGCAAAGTGTTGGTTCTTGGCGGGGTTTTCTAGGGTATGCAGCAATGGCAGGCGTGGTAGTCTGGATTGGCTTGTATACGAATACAGCTTATCTGCTAGTGGCTGCAATGCTGATTGCACCGTTTGCGGGTCCGGCAATGAATACTGCGATCGCCACCGCGCGGGGAGACTACCAACTCCTCGGGCGCAGTCTTTTGCGTTATTTTACGGCATTATTAGTCACAATTGTCACTGCTTGGTTACTTAGCCTGATACTGCGACAAGAAATTCCAACTAGTTTAATGGTAGAAAGCAGCCAGATCTCAACGGTGGCAGTGCTTTTACCGTTGGCAGCCGGAGCAGCAGGGGCGCTCAACTTGGTTCAATCGGAGCGGAGTAGTTTGGTATCTGGGGCAGCAACCGGAATGTTAGTTGCCGCTTCGCTGGCTCCACCTGCGGGAATTGTGGGTATGGCAAGTGCGCTTGGCAGGTGGGACATGGTAATATCTGGGCTATTCTTGCTGTTTTTGCAACTATGCGGCATCAATTTTTCAGCTTCCCTCTTGTTCCGAATATACGGGCTATCTACTCAAGGAACCCGCTATCAGCGTGGGAAAAAATTGGTGTTTCGTTCTGCCTTGGTGATGACTGTAATAGCACTCGCAGGTCTTTTGACCTGGCAGTTTTCTAATTCTCCCAATCTAGAACGCTCCAGCCGCGCCCAACGTGCTAATACTGAAGTCCAGAAGGTTGTGGAGCAAGTCGGTTTAGCAAAATTAGTTGAGTCGAATGTTCGCTTCACACGAGCCAATATTCAAGGACAAAACACCCTGCTTAGTGTTGTTTATGTCCAGAAGAAACCGGAAGTGACTGCCTCAAATGAGGAAATTAGCTCTCGCCTGACCCAGGCAATTCAAACTCATTTATTGAAACAGGGCTTCAACCTAACACCCCTGGTAGATGTCAACGTGCTTGAAACTCCTGCTAGCAAACCATAAGAC from Mastigocladopsis repens PCC 10914 carries:
- a CDS encoding DUF389 domain-containing protein, translated to MRQLIIQVPQGQGKVVLDIANSHKGANLAQLAAKGSDEAIDVVIVHISNREVEGFLEQLQDLPKVHITLIPTGVMALRPPASEAAQQVVNVEERSPIEIFLSGLQSVGSWRGFLGYAAMAGVVVWIGLYTNTAYLLVAAMLIAPFAGPAMNTAIATARGDYQLLGRSLLRYFTALLVTIVTAWLLSLILRQEIPTSLMVESSQISTVAVLLPLAAGAAGALNLVQSERSSLVSGAATGMLVAASLAPPAGIVGMASALGRWDMVISGLFLLFLQLCGINFSASLLFRIYGLSTQGTRYQRGKKLVFRSALVMTVIALAGLLTWQFSNSPNLERSSRAQRANTEVQKVVEQVGLAKLVESNVRFTRANIQGQNTLLSVVYVQKKPEVTASNEEISSRLTQAIQTHLLKQGFNLTPLVDVNVLETPASKP
- a CDS encoding fasciclin domain-containing protein, with the protein product MCSLFRWSSANSVLLALGVATATVTPLMISETASAQVPVPTTTPSQTPNTTTATTFSDVGADYWARPFIQALAERNVITGFPDGTFRPNQPVDRAEFAAMIQKAFNQTSVRQLGAGGFKDVPPDYWAASAIQEAYETGFMAGYPGNLFLPNQQIGKVQAIVALTNGLGLNADRTASSNISTYYTDVNAIPNYAINEVAAATQANIVVNYPDVRQLNPLAPLTRAEAAAHLYQALVRQQQTPPLASNVAATQYIVGRNTGGTQTSNDIVSLAASSNSFTTLTSLLKTAGLADILQQPGPYTVFAPTDQAFAALPQETLRQLQQPENRETLIRILRYHVVGGQLTASELAAGELKTFEGRPVDLQIAPATNQIAVNNAQVIQPNIQASNGVIHAINQVLIPPDVKLSQQPQNGGVNTNGVDIGRRTRGGRSYIGVGGNIGLGGDSALSEGNFAVFSKLGLTRSISARPSAVIGDDPIVLVPVTFDFSQQSANPLGEQTFTIAPYVGAGVAIETSDDADVGLLLTGGVDVPLGSRFTANAAVNAAFLDETDVGLMIGVGYNF